The following nucleotide sequence is from Apium graveolens cultivar Ventura chromosome 4, ASM990537v1, whole genome shotgun sequence.
aaCTTCTTTCATCAAGAAATTTTACTGATTACTATAGGAAATTTAACACATTGAATTCAATTCATTACTAGTGACAAAAAATTCATGGagtatttaattaattttaaatgtGTATAACACCTACCTTGATTGAAAATCAAATATTAGAATTTAAAAATCATATAGCAgcaatttttttttctaattttaggTAGGAATTTAGGTTTtacatttaaaaaaaaataaaattaggcTAAAATGTATTGTCAAATGGGCTTAAAAAGATTGAGTATTGTAATTTTAAATTGAATATGGTGATATGGGCCTGGGCTTTATCCATTCTACATTGTGGGGGTCTAAATAGTATGGCATATATAAAACACACAGAGCTTAGGGTTAACCATAACTTGGTGAAAAGCAGCAGCTATGCGGCCAACAACTCCCAAAAGTGAAGAAAATATAAGATGCGTTCATTTTCTCAACTTCAGTGCTGTTATGCGAAATAAGTATGGGGGAAATGTTGATAGTTGTTAAGGAATTATTGGATTTACAACTCCAATTGTTGGTGAACTGTAGGTAATACTGTATGGTATGCATCTTGTTGATAGAATTATAATTGAATCAGAGTGCAGTGAAGCCATTGATCTTATTAATGAGGTTGAAGGAGACTGGGCTTTGGCATATGAATTAAAGATAATTGATATGTGGAAGGCCAAAAAAGAATGGAAAGTGGAATTCACACTTGCTGATAAGTATCAAAATGAAGAAGCCAGAGCAGTCACAGTTTTGGCATTCAAAGAGGCTACTTTAAGTGTATTCGACAGTGAGGAGCCCCTGCACATATTGTGGAAAATTCTTCAAGCTGCAAAGATGGCAAGATCCTCTAATGAATATCAAAATTGGCTGGCTTGGCGAAAATTTGCTTTAATTCACATAAAAAGGTATATTGTTATGTTACCCCTAGTTGGGGACATGTTGTTTCTTCTCTTGTTCTTGATCCATGATTATACCCTGGACTCTTGTTCTCTTAAAAAAAGCTAGTACTAATAAAAAAAAGTTACTCATAGAGTATCTCAGTAATTATTTGACCAAAATATTACCTCTCTTGCCAATGGAAAAACTCTTCCCTAAAGATGCACATTCAACCCCTAGGAAGAATTCTATATTTGCCAACAAAGGGTTGATAAGTGGTGGAGCTCTTGCCTTTTTTGGAGGAGGTCAAGGTTTCGGCCCATAGAAATGTGTGAGTTTActtaacaaaaaaaaaagaattcTATAATTTACAACAATAGAAATTCTCAACTAGTCAAAGTTTTGTCCTTCTTACAATAAGGGGAGGTTAATAAAAAAAGGTTATCATTTGTTCTAAAACTCTCAACTTTGAGTTGTTGAGAATTTCTATTGTTATAGAATATAGAATTCTTTTCTTTTTTGTTGTGCAGGGGCTCCTCACGGTCAAATAAACCTACACTAGCCTCTTCGAGTGCCAAAAATGTGACAGCTCTTGCTTTTTCATTTTGATACTTATCGGCTAATGTGAATTTCACTGTCTATTCTTTTTTGGCCTTCCACATATCAATTATCTTTAATTCATATGCCAAAGCCGAGACTCCTTGAACCCCATTAACAAGATCAATGGCTTCACTACAGTCTCATTTAATTATAATTCTATCATGTACACCCCAAGCAAGATCCATACCATACAGTATTGCCTACAGTTGAGCAACAATTGGAGTTGTAAATCCAATAATTCCTTTCCCAACTATCAACTATCAATTGGAGATGGAACAAAATGAACAAGAAGCCAACGCCAAATATAAGATTTCATCCAAAAGTGGGGAAAATGAAgttgtagctgaaaatgaaagTAATTGCCAAATCTGCTGCCTACCGGTGACCTTCCATATGTTTAAGGTCTCCCTCTTTCTCTCCCTCCTCccccatatatatatactatcCTAATTTTCTGTAATTTATTTGCTGTTACTTATCATAATTGTATTGTATGAGCACAGTCATGCTTAGGTGCCTAATTCCAATTAAGGGAATGTTTCTGAACTTATGTTTATGAATTTGATTGTTTTTATTGTATGCTTGTTTTTCAAGTGGTGGAAAATTCCCTCTTCACTGTGTTTTAACTAAATAATTTTTCTAATTACTATATCCAATgcatttaaagtccttaacttTAAAACGGTTATTGCATTTGTATTGTTGGTGGAAATATCAATGCTCTTTTCTAATAATTCTCTCTTGGCATCCATAATCCTTCTCG
It contains:
- the LOC141717620 gene encoding granule-bound starch synthase 1, chloroplastic/amyloplastic-like isoform X2, giving the protein MEQNEQEANAKYKISSKSGENEVVAENESNCQICCLPVTFHMFKVWGNNGSKIDGPITGKDFQDNQLQFSLLFQAALEALRVLNLNNN